CATGGCTTGAAATCAGAGTGATCACTACCTGGTCCACCATGTACGGCAATAAGTACTGGTTTTTTCACCATTTTTGGTCCTACCGGAATATACCCTGAACCTTCTACGTCAAAATAAATTTTCGTTCCATTTATCGCAGCAAACATTATTTTCCCCACTTTATCAAATAAATTTTATTTATATAATTATTAAAACTACTTTGTTATTATCTTAATTCCTATTTGTTTAGTCAAGTTTTTTGTTAAGAGAAATACTATTACAAATAATAGAGTAAAAGTGAATAAAATTATAGTTATTTTTTCATAAATTACTACTGATTATGCTCAAATAACATGTTTTCACTTAGGTGGAATTAGTTTTACACTCGTTGGTAACAATTCGAAGGGTAAAACATGAGATTAAAAGATATTATCTAAAGATAAAATAATATAACTGCATAAGTATGAAGATTTTCAAAAAATTATAAAAAAGCTCAAATAACTAGTAAGTTATTTGAGCTTAATCTATCTATCTTTCTACATCCTGTCTTAACACTTGAATTTCTTCAAACGTTAAACTTGTTAACTCCATAATCTCTTCATTGCTATTTCCTTTTCCTATCATCTTTCTTGCAATGGCTTTTATACCTTCTTGAATGCCTTCTTGCATTCCTTTTTCAATCCCTGCTTGTTCTGCATGGTATTTTGCATCTTCTAATGTTGCCACTTCGTCAATCATAAATTTGACTCGTGATTCGTACGCTATAATGGATTCTGGATCTTGACTTAGTTCTTCCCACGCTTCAAACGCTTCACGTAAGTTTCTGTCTTTCATCGCTAATTCCTCCAATACTTTATAAATATCTTCATATACTTTCTGCTTGCGACCATCTACCATAACAAGCAATAGCAACCATTTTACGATTATATCTTCAATAGGATTTAGTTCTTCCATTAGCCAAGCCTTTAAAAATTTATTCATTTCTATAAAATGAATTTCTAAAACATCATCTGATTTTTGTACACGCTGTAAAGTCTTATCTTCATATAAATGATACGTACTATGATAATGAGCAATATCTTTGAACAATGTAAAATCACAAATATTTATAGTAATGGTTGGATTCAGTGTATAATAACCTTTTCCTTTTTGTAACTGCAAATTATACAGCCTTGACCAATAAAATAAAGTTCGTTTGAACATGTCATTTTTATTCGCTAATTGTATTTCTATATTAATTATATCTTCTTTTTCTGTTTTTACGACAATATCTAAGCGGGATTGTTTATCCTCTTTATACTCCCCACCTACTTCATGGTTGATAAACGTTATTTCTTTTATTTTGTTGCTACCTGTCCAGTTTAATATAGCATTCAGAAAAACAATTGTTAGTTGTTTATTTCGTTCACTACCAAAAAGATGCTTAAAAGCAAAATCAATCTTTAAATCCATTAGGTTTTTTAGTGGTATTCGACTAAGAACTTGATACTCCATTACTCATCAACCCCTGTCCTAAATATTATATCCTGCTTCTAATACTATTTTTATTAGTCTATTTAGTTTTGTTTAACTGTGACATTCGTCAATTTTTTTATTGTTCATCGTTCTTCTCATTCACAAACGAGTAAAAGATTGCTCACATCACTGATTGCTTTGTTTAAAATCTTCACCTTGTTATGTGATAATTATTCTCATTTATTATATCGTAATGAGAAAATCCATTCTTGTCAAAATAAAAAACACCCTGTTTATATGCAAGGAGCACTAGCTTAAATACACCACTAAATTTTAATAGTAAATAGCAGTATAGACTATATTGGAAATATACTATTATCGCGATTCTATTATCAAAAATATCTACAAAAAAATCATCTTATCTCTTAAAATGCTAAGAGATAAGATGATTTTTAAACAAACTTTCCTGTAAAATAAAATCTTTTTACTTCTATTAATACGCACTATAAGTTTTTAGATGTTAGAAACCCCCAAGCAGTGTGAATTCATATTGCACTACTACACTGTTGGATTTTCTAGTAAAATAGCAATGCCTTGTCCGCCGCCAATGCATAAGCTTGCTACGCCGTATCTAACACCTCGTTTTTGCATTTCTAATGCAAGCGAGTAAGTAATACGCGCACCACTTGCACCGACTGGATGCCCAAGTGCTACTGCTCCGCCATTGACATTCACTTTTTCTTGATTAATACCTAACTCCTTTAAAACTGCTAATGACTGTGCAGCGAATGCTTCATTTAGTTCAAACAATCCGATTTCTTCTAATGTTAAATTTACTTTTTTCAATAATTTACGAATCGCTGGAGCTGGGCCAATTCCCATAATTGTTGGATCAACACCTGCCGTTGCGGAAATGACGATTTTTGCTAATGGCTTTAACTGATGCTCCTGTAAGTAAGCTTCCGATACAAGAACGATTGCTGCGGCACCGTCATTAATACCACTTGCGTTCCCTGCTGATACTGAGCCGTCTTTTTTAAATGCCGGTTTTAGTTTTGCTAGGGCTTCCATCGAAATCTCCTCGCGTATATGTTCATCCTCAGTTATCTCAATCATACCTTTACGTGTCTTTACTAATACTGGTGCAATTTCCTGTGCAAAACGACCTGAACGACGAGCTTCCGCTGCACGTTTATGTGAGTTGTAGGAGAACTCATCTTGTTCTTCACGTGATATTTCATATTTCTCCGCTAAGTTTTCAGCCGTCATCCCCATACCACATCCTGCGACCTCATCATATAAAGTCGCCCACAACATATCTTCTACGATTGGTGCTTTATTGGGCGATCCAAAGCGTGTACCTCGTAATACTTGGGGTGCTTGGCTCATATTTTCTGTACCTCCAGCAATTGCCGCTTGAATATTTCCAAGTTCAATTTCTTGTGCTGCTGAAACAATTGCTTGTAAGCCCGACCCACATAAACGATTAACCGTAAGTGCAGTACTGTCCTCCGATAAACCACTTTTTAATCCGATGTGTCGCGCTAAATATGCCGAAGAACTTGTTGTTTGAATAATATTACCAAACACAATTTCGTCAATCTGATTTGCCATAAGTCCTGAACGTTTTAATGCTTCTTTTACAACGACAACACCGAGATCGATATCAGTTGTATTAGCAAAGGCACCTCCAAAAGAACCAAATGCTGTTCTACTACCATTTACAATATATGCTGACATGGTTAATCCCCCCTTTTTTTTACATCCCACCCGAAACATTAAGTGCTTCGCCAGTTATAGCCGTTGCATGTTTTGAAGAAATGAAGTATACACTATCTGCAATTTCTTCAGCTGTAATAAAACGTTGCATTGCTTGCTTCGGATATACAATTTCGGTTAATGCCTCTGCTTCAGTCATACCTCTACTTTCTTCAAGATCTTTTAATTGTTTCACAAGTAAAGGTGTTTTCACTGGTCCAGGTAGAATAGCATTTACCGTAATCCCATGCGCGGCACCTTCAAGTGATGCTACACGTGTTAAACCAATTACACCGTGCTTTGCTGCAACATATGCCACTTTTTCGGGTGTTGCTAGTTCACCATGAACCGAAGAAATATTAACTATCCGACCATGTTTTTGCTTTTTCATATACGGGAATACATATTTCGTCATTAAGAACGGTCCTTTTAGCATGACACTTTGAAGTAAATCCCACTGATCTTCTGGAAAATCTTCAATTCTAGCACGGTATTGTAAGCCCGCATTATTCACTAGCACATGGAGTTCGTGATTTTCACAAATACGATTTATTACTTGCTGAACTGAATTTGTATTTGAAACATCTAATTCAACTGCTTCAACCTTCCCTGGATATAAGTCAGCTACTGCCTGTGCAGCTTCTAACTTTACATCGGCAGCGAATACGTAATCTCCTTCAGTGACAAACTTCTCCACCATTGCTGATCCTAGACCTCCACCTGCACCAGTCACTAAAATATTACGCATGTTCAATCCCCCTTTGAATAGTAGTAAATGTTTTTAGTTGTTGAATTAATGACCGATCACGCTCGATTACGTATTCATCTAAACCTTTTCCAGGATATTCAAAGAAACCTTTAGAAGCTTTGACACCTAGGTAGCCTTGTTCAGTTTTATCCTTAATCACACTATACGAGCGAACCTTAGATTCAATTGCTGGCTGTAATTGATCCAGTACTATGCCCCAAACATCCAATCCACCAAAATCGATAATTTTCAATAAACCACTGGAGGCAAATCGGAAACCTGGACCTGCGAATATTGCCTTTTCTAAATCCTGTTCTGACACAACACCGTCTTCTAACAATGCTAATGCTTCACGTGCTAACGCTACTTGAATACGATTTGCTACTAAGCCTGGTACTTCAACACGAACTTTAATTGTCACTTTGCCCACTTTTTTCATTAATGTGTCAACTTCATCGTATGTCTCTTGCTTAGTATCAGGACCTTTAAGCAGCTCCACAAGCGGTACAATATGCGCAGGGTTAAAAAAATGTGTTAACATCACTTTATCTTTTCGCTTCTCTACATAACGAACGATTTCTGAAAGTTTTAAGCTTGAAGTATTTGATGTTAAAATTGTATGATCAGCACAAACCTCATCAAGCTGCTTAAAAATTTTCTGCTTAAGCTCAAGATTTTCCGTGGCAGATTCTATGACTAAATCACAATCAGCAAGCTCTTCTATTTTTGTAGTAAATGTTAAACGATCAACAATCGTTTTATCCGAATCTTCGAACACTGTCCCCTCTTCCCTGAAAATTGTCAGATACGTATTCAGTTTTTCACTAGCTAATCGTAGAGATTCTTCGTTAATATCTTGTAAAACAACAGATATTCCATTTGTGATAAATTGAAAAGCAATACCAAATCCCATTGTTCCAGATCCTATAACCCCAATTTTTTGAATCATCTTCCTTCCCCCTTAAGTATTAATATAATAAAATTGCTGCTATTAGCATTGGAATACTTGCAATTAATGGTGCAATAACCGAAACGACAAAGATATGTTTATAAGCATCCTTATGGGTTAACTTTGAAGCTACTAAAATTGTAATAACAGCCCCATTATGTGGTAGCGAGTCTAGACCGCCCGAAGCAATTGCGGCTACTCTATGCATTGCATCAGGATTTAACCCCATTTTCAAGTAAGTCGATGATAGCGCTTCCATTGCAATTCCTAGCCCACCACTTGAAGATCCAGTAATTCCAGCAAGTGCTGTAGTTGCTAGGAAAAGTGAAATAAGCGGACTACCTGGAATTTGCGCCATTGCTTCATTAAAAATACTGAAACCAGTAGTAATCGCTATAACCGAACCATACCCAACATCCGCACTCGTATTAATAATTGGCAGTACCGCTGATACAGCGCCTTCGTTAAGTGTATTTTTCTTGACTTCAATGTATTTCCAGAACAATACCGTTGTTAATAATACAACGCCCATTAGCGTGTAAATGATTTCAACTTTGAAGATATTCAGAGCGATTAACAAGGCAATTGGCGGAATTAAACTTAAAAATGCATTTGGTAATGAACGGCCCTCGTAAATATCTTTAATACCATCTTTGCCATTATTATCTGGGTTTGTCATACCTGCATAAGTTTCCTTGCGTTGTTCTGAACGTTTTAACGCAAATTTCATATACCATAGGTTTATCGCAATAACAAAAACGGCTGCGATAATCCCTAATAATGGAGCTGCTGTAACCGTTGTACCAAGGTAGTTTGTTGGGATAATGTTCTGTACAGAAGGGGTTCCTGGTAACATCGTCATTGTAAAGGTCCCAATCCCTGTAAAAAACGCTGCCATAAATAGATGCCACGGAATATCTAACTCTTTGAATAATGGCTTTGCTATTGGTAATACTGCGAAAATAACTACGAATAAACTTATACCACCATACGTTAAGAACGCACAGATAACCATAATTGCTACTAACACTTTATATTTACTATCTTTTCCGATAATTCGAAGTAAAAGATTGGCGATTTGACGAGCCGCTCCACTATCATCCATTAGCTTACCGAACATTGCTGCAAATAAAAAAATTAGAAAATAATTTCGAACGTAATTGATAAAACCAGTCATGTACGTTTCTTGGAACGTTTCTAAAATCGGAAACCCATTCGTCACCATAACGAATAAGCTTACAACTGGAGCAATAATGATAATACTAAATCCTCTTAGTGCTAATACGATTAATAATATTAATGAAATTGTAATCGTAATTAAACTCCACATAGGCTTCCTCCTTCAATTAGATACTAATTTTTCGTTTTAATGGTAATCCAATGCGTGATTCTAATTCTTCAAATGTTAAATCCCCATAAATATCCTTAATGAAAATCTCACCATTTTGGAATAAAAAGTTCGCATACTCCGTAACAAGTTGATTAACACGACGCTCACCGCTAGAATCCAACGTTAAAGTTTCTACAAGTTTAGAAGAACCATTTTTGGTGAAAAGGGTACTTGCTACAATTACCTTCTTCGCACCAGCGACTAAATCCATTGCGCCACCGACACCTAAAATGGGTTGATTCGGTACAGACCAGTTCGCAATTTCGCCATAACAATCAATCTCCAATGCGCCTAGAACAGCTACATCCACATGTTTCCCTCGTATCATCGCAAATGAGAAAGCGCTATCAAAAAAAGCTGCTTCTGGCGTAATTGTGACAGGAGCTTTCCCGGCATCTATTAAATCTATATCTTGCTCATTTTCATGAGGCGGTGGCCCCATGCCAATTAAGCCATTTTCAGTTTGGAAATATATCTTTTTATCATCAATATATTTTGAGACTAGCGTTGGAATTCCCACGCCTAGGTTGACTACATCGCCATCTTTTAGCTCATTTGCAATATGCATTGCAATTATTTCACGACTACTTAGCTTCAACATAGGTCCCCCCTTGTTTGATGTACTTACTTTCAATAACGTAATCTACAAAAATATGGGGTGTTATAATTTCCTCAGGATTTAGCTCCCCTATTTCAACGATTTCATCGACTTCCACAATGACTGTTTCTGCAGCCGTTGCCATTATCGGATTAAAGTTTCTTGCAGTTGTGTGATAAACCAAATTGCCCGCTTTATCGGCTTTCGCGGCTTTAATGAGGGCAATATCCCCTTTGATTGCCTTCTCAAATAAATAACGAACACCATCAATCTCTCGAACTTCCTTTCCTTCTGCTAGTCTCGTTCCAACACCAGTTGGCGTATAAAAACCACCGATGCCAGCACCCCCACTACGAATTGCCTCTGCTAAAGTACCTTGGGGCATTAAATCAATTTTTAAATTTCCCATTGACCAAGCCATTATAGCTTCTTTGTTAATCGTGAAAAATGAACCAATTGCTTTATCGATTTTTCCTGCCTCGAACACTTTATAAAGACCTTTCCCTTCATCCCCAAGATTATTGCTGACAACTTCATAATTTCCTGCCTCAAACTTCGCAACAGCATCTAATAATGTTAACGGTGTACCAGAAATGCCAAACCCTCCTACTAATAGACGCATAGAATCCTTAAACAAAAATTCTAGCTCTTCAGCTTTTCTCAGCTTTTCCATTTTTATTATCACTCCTTATTAGACTAGACTATAGTCTGATGATATAATGAGAATAAATAATAGTCAAACATTTTAGAAAATTCTTTCTTTAAGGAGCGAAACATAATGGATTTAGAGAATAAAACAACAAAAGGCATTCAAACACAACTTCATATCATGACCGTAGCACTTGAATTATTTAAAACACTTGGCTACGATAATGTTTCTGTGGATCGAATTGTCAAGGAAAGTAAAACATCAAAGGGGTCCTTTTATCAACATTTCCCATCTAAATCAAGCATTTTCATGATGCGTTTTATGGAAATGGACAAAAGCTATGTACATATCTATGAGGAATTGAAGCAACAATATACTTTAGCAATAGAACGACTGGAAGCCTTCTGTCTAGCTGTATTCCGTTGTATTGAGGAAGAGATGGGAAAGGATTTAATGCGGGTTATTTACTCCGCAGCCATCATAAGTAATGAGCATACTTTTTTCACAAATGAAAATCGTAAACTGTATGTCATTCTTCACCAAATAATTGAAGAAGGAAAAGAAGATCAATCAATTCGACACTTTGATTCTACGGAAAAATTTTTTCAGATGATTGTACAAAGTTTGATGGGAGCCATTTATTATTGGGGTTTGCAGTTAGATAATGCAAAATTAGAGGATTTAGGAAAACCCTTAATAAATCAGCTCATAACAAGTCTTCGAAACTAGCTAAAAAATTAAAAAAACAGAGCCTATGAAGAAAAATAAATCTTATATTAGAAATCCATTAGCTTTTAAATAGTTATGCCGATATTGACATGCATTTGCTAATATTTTCAGTAAAGCCGTTGGATCATAATAAAAAACTCCTCAAAATTAAGCTGCTTTGGGGAGTTAGTTTATGTTTATTATTTTTGCAATTGAATTATTTTGCTATCGGTTGAGTAATTTCAAATCCTTTTTTTTCCTTATTTCTTTTGTACATGTAAGTAAATAGTTTAATATATTGTCCAACAAGTATAGCGTTTAAAACTGTGCCTTCTCGAATAAACATAATTTTACCTGCTAAAATAAGACCGAAGATTAGTGCTAAAGCAAGTAAAGTCAAATCAAAGCACGTTTTAACATTCCCCCATTTAAATCCAGTCCTTAGTTGAACAGCATTAACGAAATTATCAATAGGCATTAGAACAACTTTAGATTGAAGCATAAGGAATACACCAAAAGCTAAAAATGCATCTCCAATAACAAGTGTTAAAAATTTCGTCCAATACTCAGGAAGATTGAGGTAAGTAAATGTAAGAGATAGATTGAAATCTAAAAAAACTGCAAATATCGCCGAAGCAACAAGCCCCATAATATGGTATAACTTAAAACCCTTTCTGTAGACTAAAAATGCCAACACTAACATGATACACTCTAAAATGAAATTTGCCTTTCCCTGTGTTAACCAATCAAAATGCACAACAAAAACTCTTTGAAAGGCACTTTGAGGTGAAATGCCAATCCCCGCTGTTATTGCTAAACTAACACCAATTGACAATATATATATTCCAATGATATATACAATCCATCTTTTTATTAAACTGTTTTTATCGGATTTTAAAACGCTTTCATTTTGCATAAAAATCCTCCCTTTACCCCTTGTGAAATTTTATAGTATTGCCAATCATGTAAATCTTGAGTGGAACATTTAGCACTAGTGCCTCTTGGTAGAAAATAATTTTCTCACCGCACATGTATCATTAAAATGTTTCTCTAAACAGCCTAAATAAGGTGTAAGTAATATGCACAGGATTTATTGAGTCTTATTTCATGATGCGGAAACGATGCAGAGAAATAAACAAACTTAAAAGTTTATTCACTACCGGCTCCCCTTCGTTGCGGTTACCCATTTCTTCCAAAGCTGCATCAATGGCGTCAGCACTATTAGTTAATTCATCCACAGTCATATTAGCCATGGCGCCATAAATTTCAAGAGGCATCACACTTTTAATCGCTTTATCGTCTGATACAATACATGCTCCAGAATATTTATCAACTTCTTTTGCACAGAAGCACATCTCTTCACTTTCCTGTCCAACTACAACGAAATACGGTGATGGCGCTGACCAGAAAGTTGCTACTGCACCATGTTCGATATAAACACCTTTAAATAATCCATTTACAACATGGCGTTTTCCATCTGCATATCGTTGGATAACAGACAGGCGGCTTAATTTCTCACCTTGATATTCCGGAATAATCTTGCCATTTACTATTGGCACCCAAATTTCTTGGTAAAACTTTTCATGACCTCGCCCATATACATCAAATAAATAGACTTTTGCTTTTTTCCCATCTTCGGAAACTTCAAAAGGTACAATGTCTAACTCAGCCGGTGTTAAGTCCTCTAAACCCTGTACACCCTCCGTACACATGGAAGAGTAGTCTATCTCGATTTTCTTTAATAATTTTTTGCCCTGTGCAATCAATTCACCATCTTTAAATACATAAAGTGGATTTATTTTCGATAAGCTGTCTGTCAATACAATGTCTGCAAAACGCCCAGGTGTTAAAGATCCAATTTGATCTTCCATGTGGTAGGATTTGGCTGTATTTAATGTTGCCATTTTAATAGCTTTTATCGGGCTGATCCCCATCTCCGTACAGAGTGAGATAATCCAATCCATATGCCCCATCTTAAGTAACCTTTCAATTGAGATATTATCCGTACATAACATAAAATTATCTGTTGGAAATTTACGGTCTACAATGGAACGAAGCAATGTTTTTATTACTTCACTGCTCCCTACACCAAACTTAATTTGGGTTGGAAAACCGTAACGAATACTTTTCTCAATATCGTCCCCATTCCAAACATCATGATTATTGGATGTACCAATGGCAGGTAAATAATTTAAGATCATATCTGGAAGAGCAGTCAAGCCCCAATGCCCGTTCATAAATCCCCCTTTTTCTCTTACCCAGGAAGCCTTCAGGAAGTCATCCTCATCCCCCTTACTATAAGTAAAATGTTCAAATTCGCCTAGCCCGATTACTGGCTCCATATTTAAGACTTCCTCCGTTACCGATGCTGCTACTTTCTTTCCAGGGGCAAATGCATATAATCTGTAGGGCAATTTTTCATAATCACGGAATAGACCTTGAGCCGCTCTTACCCCATCCTCACCAGCTGCACTTAGAAGGTCTAAGGTTTCCGCAAATATTGTCGTTGTTCCATTAGGGACCATTGCTTCGCCCAAGGCTACTGGATGAGCCAGCTGAGATTCGAAATGCAAATGTGCATCTATTAATCCTGGAATAGCGTATAGCCCTTGTCCATCAAATACTTCTTTTACTTTAGCGATTGATTCATCTGGATTTAGAGCTACAATACGCTTATCATAGATTAGTAAAGACCCTTGATAGACCGTTTCCCCATGCACATCCAAAATATTTACATTTTTAATAAGCAGATCTGCTTCCATTCTACCGTTTAAAATCTCGTAAATATCCCGGACTTTCTCAAGATGATTCGTCTCTTTTTGTTTCATAGTTCGTTCTCCCTTTCGTTATATATTGATGTTTTATAAGAAGAGCAGTGCTCTTAACCTATCGAAAATAACTTATTAGTTAAACGATTAACTAATTGTTTTAATAGTAGTGGTTAAACGATTAACTAAATAGATGTATTTCTTTTGTTAATCGTTTAACCACATTGGTACATTAACTTCAGATTAAATTGGTTAAACGTTTAACTAATTTAGAATATCTTTTTAAATTAATGAAAAATAGTTAAACGTTTAACCAATAGTTCCTTATATTTGCTTCTATTTAAATTTATTTTACAAAAATCATGAAGATTTCCGTTCAACAATAAACGGTTCTAAAATAGTTACTGGCTCAAACTTTTCTTTTTGAATTTCACTCAGAATAATCTCAGCACTTCTTATGCCTAATTCCTGATTCTGCAAATCCACACAAGTTAGCTCAGGTGTAGAAATTTGGGACAATAGAGAATTCCCCAAACTCAAAACAGCAAGATCCTCACATATCCGAACATCACGATGAACTAGTGCCTTAGTTAAATAAACTGCACTCAATTCATTCAGGACAAATGCACCATCAATATTGTTTTCAAGAAGAATTGGCACACAATCTTTTGATAAATTCATATTATCGTCGATTTCTATAATTAAAGGCTTTTGCTCATACTTGCTTGCTTGACTAATTCCTTCCAAGAATAATTCAAGTACATCGTTAGGCAACTTTTTATGAACTAAAGCTAATTTATTTTTACCTTTTGAAAATAGATATTCTGCCCCTATCCTACCTGCTTTGGTTAAATCCGGATACACTAATGGAAAACCGGAGTACGGAATACATCTATTTGCATAGACAACAGGAATACCACATTCTAAAAAACTAGGAATATTATCTTTAAATGATAGGTCCGAAAATAACCCAATAATGATAATTCCAGCTACCATATTTTCACGCATAAGTTGTAGTATTTCATTTTCACTTAAATTTAAATTGTCTACTTCATAAATAAATAAATTATAATGATGTTTTCCTAAAGTTTGACTGATTCCAGAAGTGATCTCAGAATAATAAAGACTATTAATCTTTGGTAAGATTACCGCAACATTCGTAGTTTCCTTACGTTTTAATGCTTTTGCAACTACATTTGGTACATATCCCAGTTCTTTAATAGCGAGTTGGATTCTTTCCTCTGTTTCTTTTTTCACAACAATATTTTGGTTTAAATATCTAGAAACGGTACAAGCACTTACATTAGCGTGTTCTGCAATATCTTTCAGAGTTGTCATATCAAATCTCCTTGCCTTTAGTTAAACGTTTTAGTAAATCGTTTAACCTTTTATAAAAACAAAATATCATGTTAATAACTTAATTGCAAGAAAATTCTGTACATTATTCCAAAATAGTTGTAACTTTGAATGCATTTTTTGCACCTAAAGTTACTCGTCGGACTCACTATATGAAAATATAATGTTGTACTTATTAACTTTTAAAGTAGTAGTATTCCCCATAATATAGCAAGATTTTTTGAGTGAAATGGAATCATCTCAAGTTCAACAAATATTTAATAAAAAAAGACTGTCAACAAACTCCATATGTTTTCGAGTTTGTTGACAGTCTATGCAATCATTACATTTTTTTTAATTTTTCATATTCAAGCTGTAATTTTTCGATACGTTTGCGACCTTCCTCGCGGTTTCTCGCAGTTTCTGCTTGAATTTGCTTTGTTTCTTGAATACCGGCCATAATTGTTTGCCATGTTGTTTCAATAGTTTCGATTTTAATGCTTGGGCTACCAGCAGCGCGTGCAATATTGACACTGTTTTTGCTAATGTTTTCTGCATTGCGCACAAGCATTTCATTTGTGCGGCGATCCAGTTCACTCATTGAATCTGAGATAAGCTTTTGGCGCTTTAATGTT
The genomic region above belongs to Lysinibacillus sp. FSL W8-0992 and contains:
- a CDS encoding amidohydrolase family protein, which gives rise to MKQKETNHLEKVRDIYEILNGRMEADLLIKNVNILDVHGETVYQGSLLIYDKRIVALNPDESIAKVKEVFDGQGLYAIPGLIDAHLHFESQLAHPVALGEAMVPNGTTTIFAETLDLLSAAGEDGVRAAQGLFRDYEKLPYRLYAFAPGKKVAASVTEEVLNMEPVIGLGEFEHFTYSKGDEDDFLKASWVREKGGFMNGHWGLTALPDMILNYLPAIGTSNNHDVWNGDDIEKSIRYGFPTQIKFGVGSSEVIKTLLRSIVDRKFPTDNFMLCTDNISIERLLKMGHMDWIISLCTEMGISPIKAIKMATLNTAKSYHMEDQIGSLTPGRFADIVLTDSLSKINPLYVFKDGELIAQGKKLLKKIEIDYSSMCTEGVQGLEDLTPAELDIVPFEVSEDGKKAKVYLFDVYGRGHEKFYQEIWVPIVNGKIIPEYQGEKLSRLSVIQRYADGKRHVVNGLFKGVYIEHGAVATFWSAPSPYFVVVGQESEEMCFCAKEVDKYSGACIVSDDKAIKSVMPLEIYGAMANMTVDELTNSADAIDAALEEMGNRNEGEPVVNKLLSLFISLHRFRIMK
- a CDS encoding LacI family DNA-binding transcriptional regulator, with product MTTLKDIAEHANVSACTVSRYLNQNIVVKKETEERIQLAIKELGYVPNVVAKALKRKETTNVAVILPKINSLYYSEITSGISQTLGKHHYNLFIYEVDNLNLSENEILQLMRENMVAGIIIIGLFSDLSFKDNIPSFLECGIPVVYANRCIPYSGFPLVYPDLTKAGRIGAEYLFSKGKNKLALVHKKLPNDVLELFLEGISQASKYEQKPLIIEIDDNMNLSKDCVPILLENNIDGAFVLNELSAVYLTKALVHRDVRICEDLAVLSLGNSLLSQISTPELTCVDLQNQELGIRSAEIILSEIQKEKFEPVTILEPFIVERKSS